The Neisseria sicca genome includes a window with the following:
- a CDS encoding DUF2061 domain-containing protein, protein MIKTMTFAILHFATAFGVAYILTDSIGISSAVALVEPLANTVVFYFHEKAWRRYEKNKTLKQEWTTPLHHCG, encoded by the coding sequence ATGATTAAAACCATGACCTTTGCCATTTTACATTTCGCCACCGCGTTTGGCGTTGCCTATATTTTGACCGACAGCATCGGCATCTCAAGCGCAGTCGCGCTGGTCGAACCGCTTGCCAACACCGTCGTTTTTTATTTCCACGAAAAGGCATGGCGACGCTACGAAAAAAATAAAACTTTGAAGCAGGAATGGACTACGCCGCTGCACCATTGTGGATAA
- a CDS encoding FKBP-type peptidyl-prolyl cis-trans isomerase: MSGLIIEDLQEGHGKEAVKGKEITVHYTGWLEDGTKFDSSLDRRQPLTITLGVGQVIQGWDEGFGGMKEGGKRKLTIPAEMGYGARGAGGVIPPNATLVFEVELLKVYE; this comes from the coding sequence ATGAGCGGTTTGATTATTGAAGATTTGCAGGAAGGCCACGGCAAAGAGGCCGTGAAAGGCAAGGAAATTACCGTGCATTACACCGGTTGGCTGGAAGACGGCACCAAATTCGACTCCAGCCTCGACCGCCGTCAGCCGCTGACGATTACGCTGGGCGTGGGCCAGGTCATTCAAGGCTGGGACGAAGGTTTCGGCGGCATGAAAGAAGGCGGCAAACGCAAGCTGACCATTCCCGCAGAAATGGGCTACGGCGCACGCGGCGCGGGCGGCGTGATTCCGCCAAACGCGACATTGGTGTTTGAAGTGGAGCTGTTGAAAGTTTATGAATAA
- a CDS encoding ABC transporter substrate-binding protein, with protein sequence MNKRALFAALALLPLFAQAEIKTIKDVLGREVKVDVPVKRAVLAFYYPDYIAVTGADKFKNVIGISREFWEKFNPGSWAMFKQKLPTLQNIADIGNISTGTFSLEKTLALKPDVLILADWQYKAVATHLPRIKAAGIPVVVVDFNAETVARHTRSAEIFGELNGTQARAQKIAAEYARGIADIQKRVARAKQSKPKIYIEFGDKGPSEYSYTFGKDMWGAIADTAGGNNIAAPYVKNWGPINPEKFLTAKPDVIIISGTENGHKDKPGIMAMGIGISQADAQRRLAGFVKRKGWADIPAVKNKRVYGIYHTASRSIADLASAQFIAKTLYPQQFADIDPNKTYLDFYRKYLPVVPDGTFYIQLK encoded by the coding sequence ATGAACAAACGCGCTTTATTTGCCGCCCTCGCCCTCCTGCCCCTTTTTGCCCAAGCCGAAATCAAAACTATCAAAGACGTATTGGGACGCGAAGTCAAAGTCGATGTCCCTGTCAAACGCGCGGTTTTGGCGTTTTACTATCCCGACTATATCGCGGTAACGGGCGCGGACAAATTTAAAAACGTCATCGGCATTTCGCGTGAGTTTTGGGAGAAATTCAATCCCGGCAGCTGGGCGATGTTCAAACAGAAGCTGCCTACGCTGCAAAACATTGCGGACATCGGCAACATCAGCACCGGCACGTTTTCACTGGAGAAAACGCTCGCGCTCAAGCCGGACGTATTGATTCTGGCCGACTGGCAGTATAAGGCCGTCGCCACCCACCTGCCGCGCATTAAAGCGGCAGGCATACCCGTCGTCGTGGTCGATTTCAACGCCGAAACCGTCGCGCGGCACACGCGCAGTGCGGAAATTTTCGGCGAACTCAACGGTACGCAGGCGCGCGCCCAAAAAATTGCCGCCGAATACGCCCGAGGCATTGCCGATATCCAAAAACGCGTCGCGCGCGCCAAGCAGTCCAAACCGAAAATCTATATCGAGTTCGGCGACAAAGGCCCGTCCGAATACAGCTACACCTTCGGCAAAGATATGTGGGGCGCGATTGCCGACACAGCAGGCGGCAACAATATCGCCGCGCCTTACGTTAAAAACTGGGGACCGATAAACCCTGAAAAATTCTTGACGGCCAAACCCGACGTCATCATCATTTCGGGGACGGAAAACGGCCATAAAGACAAGCCTGGCATTATGGCGATGGGCATAGGCATCAGCCAGGCCGATGCGCAACGTCGCCTGGCCGGATTTGTCAAACGCAAAGGCTGGGCAGACATTCCTGCCGTCAAAAACAAACGCGTTTACGGCATCTACCACACCGCCTCCCGCTCGATCGCCGATTTGGCCAGCGCGCAATTTATCGCCAAAACCCTGTATCCGCAGCAGTTTGCCGACATAGACCCAAACAAGACCTATCTGGACTTCTACCGCAAATACCTGCCCGTCGTGCCGGACGGTACGTTTTACATCCAATTGAAATAG
- the gltX gene encoding glutamate--tRNA ligase, with protein MTVKTRFAPSPTGYLHIGGVRTALFSWAFARHHKGEFLLRIEDTDLARSTAESVNIILDGMKWVGLDYDNADNVVYQTRRFDRYKEVIAELLEKGAAYYCYCSKEELEAMREKAEKEGTATYDRRWRPEAGKTLPEIPADVQPVVRFKTPLDGVTKWTDLVKGEISIPNEALDDLIIARADGTPTYNFCVVVDDYDMGVTHVIRGDDHVNNTPKQINILKAIGANLPEYGHLPMILNEQGKKISKRSGDTVAITDFGAMGILPEAMLNYLARLGWAHGDDEFFTMEQFIEWFDLKDVSPSPSRMDLKKLYWINGEHIKITANEKLAELIKPRLALRDIYDTAKPALEDVLALVKDRAQDLNTLADECLYFYVKQTPAEADVQKHWDDEAAARMLRFAERLEGLEDWNAEAIHDLFKPFCDEEGIKMGKLGMPLRLAVCGTAKTPSVDAVLALIGKEEVLKRIRS; from the coding sequence ATGACCGTCAAAACCCGTTTCGCCCCCAGCCCCACCGGCTACCTGCACATCGGCGGCGTACGCACCGCCTTGTTTTCATGGGCGTTTGCCCGCCATCACAAAGGCGAGTTCCTATTGCGTATCGAAGACACCGACTTGGCGCGCTCTACCGCCGAATCCGTCAACATCATCCTCGACGGCATGAAATGGGTCGGTCTCGATTACGACAACGCCGACAACGTCGTGTATCAAACCCGCCGTTTCGACCGCTATAAAGAAGTCATCGCCGAACTCTTGGAAAAAGGCGCCGCCTACTACTGCTATTGCAGCAAAGAAGAGCTGGAAGCCATGCGCGAGAAAGCCGAAAAAGAAGGCACGGCGACTTACGACCGCCGCTGGCGTCCCGAAGCAGGCAAAACCCTGCCCGAAATCCCTGCTGACGTGCAACCGGTCGTCCGCTTCAAAACGCCTTTGGACGGCGTGACCAAATGGACGGACTTGGTCAAAGGCGAAATCTCCATTCCCAACGAAGCACTCGACGACCTGATTATCGCCCGCGCCGACGGTACGCCGACTTACAACTTCTGCGTTGTCGTGGACGACTACGACATGGGCGTTACCCACGTTATCCGCGGCGACGACCATGTGAACAATACCCCGAAACAAATCAACATCTTAAAAGCCATCGGCGCAAACCTGCCCGAATACGGTCATTTGCCCATGATTCTCAACGAACAAGGCAAAAAAATCTCCAAACGCAGCGGCGATACCGTCGCCATCACCGACTTCGGCGCGATGGGCATCCTGCCCGAAGCCATGCTCAACTATCTGGCACGCTTGGGCTGGGCGCACGGCGACGACGAGTTCTTTACGATGGAACAATTCATCGAATGGTTTGATTTGAAAGACGTTTCCCCGTCTCCAAGCCGCATGGACTTGAAAAAACTCTACTGGATCAACGGCGAACACATCAAAATCACCGCCAACGAAAAACTCGCGGAACTCATCAAGCCCCGCCTTGCCCTGCGCGATATTTACGACACGGCAAAACCCGCGTTGGAAGACGTGTTGGCATTGGTCAAAGACCGCGCCCAAGACCTGAACACCCTCGCCGACGAGTGCCTCTACTTCTACGTTAAACAAACGCCCGCCGAAGCGGACGTGCAAAAACATTGGGACGACGAAGCTGCCGCCCGTATGCTGCGCTTCGCCGAACGCCTCGAAGGGCTGGAAGACTGGAACGCCGAAGCCATCCACGACCTGTTCAAACCTTTCTGCGACGAAGAAGGCATCAAAATGGGCAAACTCGGCATGCCCCTGCGCCTCGCCGTCTGCGGCACGGCGAAAACCCCCAGCGTTGATGCCGTGTTGGCATTAATCGGCAAGGAAGAAGTGTTGAAACGGATTCGTTCTTAA
- a CDS encoding M16 family metallopeptidase, whose translation MKYAPAFLALILPLSVQAAVNIQRWTTPQGVQVLLAERHENPIIDMAVSFRGAGNASDPDGKSETAAFTAALLTSGTKEMDEETFNAQTNGLAVEIGSGTDNETATATLRSLSRPDTLKKAVSLFNGALTRPRFDEAVFRRNQTQAATFLQQQETKPDFTAARTLARLSYPDHPYGKGAYTTVQSINGITLDDIRAFYRTRYGKNNAVVAIVGDIDRKGADRLVQNALSGLPDHAAASADVPPVKKHPAQRRDIPFAGEQAQIMLGMPLITRNDPDYYALVAGNYVLGGGGFDSRLMEVLRNQRGDTYGVYSNLTPERQAGMFTIAYSSRKPAARASLAAAQEVIRQFIAEGPTEEEMAQAKANITGSFPLRFDSNAKLLGYLNLIGVYNLPDDYLEAYPKAVAKLTAADVKAAWQKRVRPEDLNIVVVGAQ comes from the coding sequence ATGAAATACGCTCCTGCCTTCCTCGCCCTTATCCTGCCCCTGTCCGTACAGGCAGCGGTCAACATCCAACGCTGGACCACCCCGCAAGGCGTGCAGGTCCTCTTGGCCGAGCGGCATGAAAATCCGATTATCGACATGGCAGTCAGCTTCCGAGGCGCAGGCAACGCGTCCGATCCCGACGGCAAAAGCGAAACCGCCGCCTTCACCGCCGCCCTGTTGACCAGCGGCACAAAAGAAATGGACGAAGAAACCTTCAACGCCCAAACCAACGGATTGGCAGTTGAAATCGGCAGCGGTACGGACAACGAAACCGCCACCGCCACCCTGCGCAGCCTGAGCCGTCCGGACACACTCAAAAAAGCCGTTTCCCTGTTCAACGGCGCACTGACCCGCCCGCGTTTCGACGAAGCTGTGTTCCGCCGCAACCAAACGCAAGCCGCCACCTTCCTGCAACAACAGGAAACCAAACCCGACTTCACCGCCGCCCGAACATTGGCGCGCCTCTCCTATCCCGACCACCCTTACGGCAAAGGCGCATACACCACCGTACAAAGCATAAACGGCATCACGCTTGACGACATCCGCGCGTTTTACCGCACCCGCTACGGCAAAAACAATGCCGTCGTCGCCATCGTCGGCGATATAGACCGCAAAGGTGCCGACCGCCTCGTGCAAAACGCATTGTCCGGCCTGCCCGACCATGCTGCCGCATCGGCCGATGTTCCGCCCGTCAAAAAACATCCTGCACAACGCCGTGACATCCCCTTCGCCGGCGAACAGGCGCAAATCATGCTCGGAATGCCGCTGATTACCCGTAACGACCCCGACTACTACGCGCTTGTTGCCGGCAACTACGTCCTCGGCGGCGGCGGATTCGACAGCCGCCTGATGGAAGTCCTGCGCAATCAGAGGGGCGACACCTACGGCGTGTACAGCAACCTTACTCCGGAACGTCAGGCAGGCATGTTCACCATCGCTTATTCTTCGCGCAAACCCGCCGCCCGCGCCTCGCTTGCCGCAGCACAGGAAGTCATCAGGCAGTTCATCGCTGAAGGTCCGACCGAAGAAGAAATGGCTCAGGCAAAAGCCAACATCACAGGCAGCTTCCCCCTGCGTTTCGATTCCAACGCCAAACTGCTCGGCTACTTGAACCTCATCGGCGTCTATAACCTGCCCGACGACTACCTTGAAGCCTACCCCAAAGCCGTCGCCAAACTGACCGCCGCCGACGTCAAAGCCGCCTGGCAAAAACGCGTCCGCCCCGAAGACTTGAATATCGTCGTGGTCGGTGCGCAGTAA